Genomic window (Desulforapulum autotrophicum HRM2):
TAAAGGTGGCCATCTCCCCTGTTGCGATTTCAAAACCGGTGAAATCACTTCTGACCCATGGCGCGTAACTCGACCTTGCCGTGAGGGAAACCTTCAGGTGGGGGTTATTTTCTTTGTCTTCGGTGGATATCAGCGCAAGGTTATAGGCATTGCGGTTAAGGCTTTTATAGTATTTCTGAACATTCACCACCCCTTTGGCAAGGTCCTGCCAGACCTGGGCGCTGTCGGGCATCAAAAGCGACGAACTGGCGGTTGATATTCCCCATATTTCATAAAAACCTGACGGGGCAAACGCAGCGATCCATTCCCATGACCCTGTGCTGCCAATATATCTCTGGCCCGTCTTTTTTTCTGCCGCCAGCAGGTCTGAGAACATACAACGACCATGGGCAAGAGTCCTTTGGTTGATCAACCTGTGATGATTTGACATCCCTTTGGATGCATGCACCTGGAGGTGGGGATGGACAAGGGACCCCCCGGCCCCGGGCAGGTGGTTCTGGGTGATGGACATGTAGATTGACGAAGGATCCACCTTCGCAACCCTGGACAAATAATCGGCACAATTGATAAAGCTGTCCTGGTAGACCTCCCATGGTGCACTGCCGATCTCAACATGGTGATTATTGTCAAAGATCGAAACAGCCGACCATTCCGTGTATGGAAAAAGATTGGGAAAAAGAATCGAACGATTATGGCACAGCCTTGGGGTCTCACTGATCCCCGACAGAAGCTGGGGGGTCATGGCTTCAAGGTTGCCCGGACAGAACGGGCATTTTTTTGTGTCCAGATCCTCCTGGGGCGGGGAAAAAAGCCTTTGCGTGCCCCTTTCTTTCTCAAGGGCCCGAAAGGGTACAATCCTGCATTGTTTCAGGGTAACAGGATCCGTCCGGATCTCCTGGACCCTTTTGACCTCATTCCCTGAAGCGTCTTTAAAGCATGCAATAAGTTCTGATCGCTCAAAACGAATCATGGCCACTTCCTCCGGTACCCCCCCCAGGGGTATGCTTTTTTTGTGCCTACTGCTCCTGAAAACCGATAAAAAGCATCAATCCAAGAAACACAAGAAAGATGCCGACAAGGGAAACCATGTCAGGCAGGGGGGCGTTCAGGATGACGATCTCCCCTGCCATGGCAAAGACCACCTCACTCGACTGGGTTGCATCAACAGCTGCAAGCTCACTTGACTTATTTGCCCAATGCCGGGCCATGAGAAAAAGGGATGTGGCAATGACTCCGGAAAAAACGGCCACCAACGCCGTGTTGACAATCTGTCCCAGGGAGGGCGCCTGTGGTGCGACAAGGGCGATAAGAATAAACCAGAACGGCACAGACCCCAGCGATAAAAGTAGTACTTTGCTAAAGGGGTTGTCCAGAAGCGGGTGGTCTATTTTTGGAAGATAGGCGTTGCCCGTTTTGACCTCCCATACCAGCTGATTTCCAATGGGATAACAAAACGCCGCAACAAGCACCGGAAGACCGCCCATGAACAGCACCTTAAAAGATGAGGATTCTGCATAGTTCAGATTAATGATCAATACGCCCAGAAATACAATGCCGGAGAAAAACCACACCTTTCGGGGAAACGATCTTCCAAAACAGGCAAGTACAATCAGGGTTGCGATGATGGTCAGTTGCCAGGTGGCAGCGATCACCCATCCGGGAGAGTGATCGGCTCCAAAGCAGAGTAACGCATAAAATCCGCCACATCCGATGGTCCCAGCCAGGGTCCAGAACTTCCAGTTGTCAAGGAAAAGCCGAAAAAGGCTCCTTGTTGTGGCGGTGCCTTTAAACAGGGAAATCAAGGTTGTCAGGATCAGAATCATGAAAAAATATCGAAGAGACGCGGACCAGACCCAGTGTCCGCCTTCCAGGCTCATGGCCCGGTTGAGAACAAAGGTGGCGCTGAAAAACAGGCCGGATAAAAGACCAATGAAAATTAAACGAAGCATATCTTAAAAATTAATCCCGGACTTTTTCCTTGATGG
Coding sequences:
- a CDS encoding DMT family transporter — encoded protein: MLRLIFIGLLSGLFFSATFVLNRAMSLEGGHWVWSASLRYFFMILILTTLISLFKGTATTRSLFRLFLDNWKFWTLAGTIGCGGFYALLCFGADHSPGWVIAATWQLTIIATLIVLACFGRSFPRKVWFFSGIVFLGVLIINLNYAESSSFKVLFMGGLPVLVAAFCYPIGNQLVWEVKTGNAYLPKIDHPLLDNPFSKVLLLSLGSVPFWFILIALVAPQAPSLGQIVNTALVAVFSGVIATSLFLMARHWANKSSELAAVDATQSSEVVFAMAGEIVILNAPLPDMVSLVGIFLVFLGLMLFIGFQEQ
- a CDS encoding galactose-1-phosphate uridylyltransferase — encoded protein: MIRFERSELIACFKDASGNEVKRVQEIRTDPVTLKQCRIVPFRALEKERGTQRLFSPPQEDLDTKKCPFCPGNLEAMTPQLLSGISETPRLCHNRSILFPNLFPYTEWSAVSIFDNNHHVEIGSAPWEVYQDSFINCADYLSRVAKVDPSSIYMSITQNHLPGAGGSLVHPHLQVHASKGMSNHHRLINQRTLAHGRCMFSDLLAAEKKTGQRYIGSTGSWEWIAAFAPSGFYEIWGISTASSSLLMPDSAQVWQDLAKGVVNVQKYYKSLNRNAYNLALISTEDKENNPHLKVSLTARSSYAPWVRSDFTGFEIATGEMATFILPEDVAAMAAEYWQEGAESTL